Within the Mucilaginibacter sp. CSA2-8R genome, the region GATGGCAGTTTAAGTGTATTAATCGAAGTATCACGACTAATGGCTTTAGGATACTTGCCGGTTAAAAAGTTGAGCTGGTTTTCGGTTTCGGTTATTTGTTGTAAAACCTGGTATTCTAAACCTTTGGTGCGTTTAAGTTGCGCCAAAAACTGCTGTACAGCCAGCTCAGTAGCCCGTCCACCTAATTTTTGCACTTTAATAATTTCAAGCGCATTATTTTGCAGCTCCAGGTTTTTACGGATTACCCGCAGCTCGTTATCTAAGGCCAGCAAAGTATAGTAGGCAGTAGCAATTTGTGCGGTAAGTGAAGTAGCCACCATTTTATAGCCGCTCTGGCTGGCTAAAAAGCGATTAAACGCCGCCTTTTTACGGTTGCGCAATTTACCCCACAAATCCACTTCCCAGGCACTACGGAAACCCAGAAAATAATCGGGCGTAGGGTTAGGAATACGTTGGTCGCCATTAATATTGGGTGATAAGTTAGTATCATAATTACCAACACCATTCATGGTATAATCACCGTATTTTTCTAAACCTGCATTGGCATTGAGCGTAACGGCAGGTAATATAGATATCCGGTTGTAACGCAGGTTTGCGTTAGCTACTTCGATGCGTTGCAAGGCTGATAATATATCAGGATTAGCATTAAAAGCGGTATCAATCAGTTTGATTAAATAACTGTCAGAAAAAAAACTTGATATAGGTAAGCTTGCTACGTTAGCCGTGTCGGTTTTACCGGTAAAAGAGCCCGGCATATCGGCAGGCGGAGCAACGGTTATAGTTTTTAGCCGGCTGCAGGCGGTAGTTAAGCACACCAGAAGCAGGCTATATAGAAATAATTTATATTTATACATGGATGTTATCAATTAATGGTAAGTGCTGAGTTCTTCGGTTTCCAACACTGGTACAGCCTCTTGTTGTTTCTGCTTAGGCTTGGCTAACCCCGAGAATATGACATATAGACCCGGAATTAATACTAACCCAAACAGGGTTCCCAGTAACATACCTCCGGCAGCAGCGGTACCGATTGAACGATTACCCATGGCACCTGCTCCGCTGGCTATACATAAAGG harbors:
- a CDS encoding TolC family protein; protein product: MYKYKLFLYSLLLVCLTTACSRLKTITVAPPADMPGSFTGKTDTANVASLPISSFFSDSYLIKLIDTAFNANPDILSALQRIEVANANLRYNRISILPAVTLNANAGLEKYGDYTMNGVGNYDTNLSPNINGDQRIPNPTPDYFLGFRSAWEVDLWGKLRNRKKAAFNRFLASQSGYKMVATSLTAQIATAYYTLLALDNELRVIRKNLELQNNALEIIKVQKLGGRATELAVQQFLAQLKRTKGLEYQVLQQITETENQLNFLTGKYPKAISRDTSINTLKLPSVLTAGIPSQLLLNRPDIQEAEFELRAMNADIKAVHAAFFPSLTLSPYVGFNAFSSSLLFNSGSLAYGLLGGVAAPIFSRNLIKADYERTVAQGKQALYGYQKTVLTSYQEVLNSMKSIENYSQAYSQKQQEVQALNNAVAVANDLYLVGRANYLEVITAQRNVLDAELELANTKKSIFIGAINLYRSVGGGWKH